DNA from Daucus carota subsp. sativus chromosome 1, DH1 v3.0, whole genome shotgun sequence:
ATTTCTTTTAACACACTGTCAAAATCAAATGTATCTGGCCGAACAGAGAAACAAAAGAAGACGGTTTTCAATGGCTCTGGCGACGGCGAAGCATCAGCTTCCAAGAAGATCCCGCCGGCGACTTTCATGCTTTGGGTCCGAAATCTTCGGCGCTTCATCGGATTCGGCACCGGTCTCGGTTCCGAAGCTTTAATGGGTATGCCACAGTTCAAATATTATGAGAATGGTGTATGAAGAATCAAATGGTTTTGTAATATTCATAAGAGGTAAGATCTATATGTGATATCCACCGTATAGCAATGGTATGATTATAACTCTCTCGTATTTTCGATTTTCTCTTCTAAATTTGTGAGTTAATTTATTCGTTTGATTTATTATGTACTTTTTTAGATTGAATTTATGAATCTTGAGATTTAGTGTGCTAGTTTCGACAAATCTAATAGTATTTGGATGTtgattaaaaagtttatatttgtTCGTAGTGTTGTGTTCCTAAGAGCAAACTTTGTTTTTCTCTATTTTCATTTTCTCTTACTTCCCTAAATTCAAAAGTTGTGACGTCAAGTTGgtgctttattttattttcgtaATTCTTATTCTAGTTCGTACATCTGAAATACTCGTAATTACAATTTGCAGTTTATGACATCTTGTATTTCTTATCATTTATTTGTGAGTAAAATGATTATATGTGTTACAGATACCGATTTTGATTAGTGGAAAATGGTCATGTTGTCAGTTTATTTTAACCAGTTTTTTACTAGCTAGATGATGTGAGTGCCGATTGTTTTGTTCTTATTGATGCCAGATTAGTTTTTAGAGATTTCTCATGGATATCAGTTACATTTTGAGTTTTCCTCGATCTTGAGTTTTACTCGATTTGTTGTAAAACTTTTGCATCGTCTAGTTGACTAGTTCATGACTTTGTATTCCTCTTTGAAGGATTAGTTGTTTAATAcctctcatttttattttagacTTTCCATATCTGTCATTCCTTTATGTGCTAATTATTTGACTTTATGTAGAATATTTATTAGTCGTTAATGTCATCATTAATTTTCGGTTACGATTTTCAAATTTGGTAAAGTACGTTCTAGTGACTCTTtatatagaatatttattaGCCTTCAATTTGTACTCTAATCATGGTTACATTTTGTTTCTTAGCTTATGTGATTTTATTTCTTGTATCAATTACTAAAGAGAAATATTTTAGTTCAAATGTGTTATAAAtaccatataattttattcataaatgattcttaatattcatataattcgTGAATTTGTGTGTTTTGTTTTAGTGGAGATTGATAGATATTTGAATACCATTTTTTGGTGCTCAAGCCTTAGGGCTTGTTTAGTGACTTTTAATAGTCTGAGtaccattttttttttgggggggggggggggggagggtcATAATTGATGGCATAATTGTGCTTTTAAGAGGTATTTTGGTGTCATAATTGATGACTAGTtaatatcattatattattttattgaaaattatttatagtattattcattgtatttaattgtatttacCGCTTGTTAGCTCTAACtcaatttttatatacatatacatatcaaAAATTTCCATAATTAATGAGCTTATATCCATTTcttatgaaatatttattttaatatatatatatatatatatatatatatatatatatatatatatatatatatatatatatatatatatatatatatgaggaagatcctaagaaaacccagcttatcaagaaaaccgagaaacccacttaatcaccgttgattttataaattataatttatcagaaaaattaatcaaatataattaataaggatAGTATGGTAATCTTCTACctatatttaatgcattcaatcaATGCTGTGTGTATTTAATGCATATAATCAATACATTTCCTTCTCCGAAAAAATTTGTACCAAATCTTACTTTGGTATTCACACTACAGCAATCAAACTTCTATAtactgattataattttaaaatatacacattatttgactaacataaataataagttatgcaattaattaatttccttttctatattattCGTATCCTAATCAATCCGCCAGGCATTTATTGTgtcttaaatttgaatttcaaattttaaatttcaaaagattcacCTTTATTtaggtatttatttttatctatgattatCTGACGTAGGAAGTTTCTTTAAGTGTTCCTttagataatattatattttgtatcaggattcttttaaaaattcgaCTATATATTATTCGATTATATTTGAGCAAacatttcataataatataaatttattaaaatatcaatttaaagattctactatatattattctacAAATGTGAGTGAACATTTATCGGAAtctcataatattataatatttcaatgttCAACTAAGTGTTCACGTGTCttttaatctttattattttgttgtattcaaccaaacattttaaagaatctccatataaaaaagggtatctttaataaaatcataatctaattattctttttaatctataataataataataataatttaatattactttaatgattgagcgaaaaaaatgataatgaaattaatatttagagtagtgtataagtgaacatctactagaatctcaacatactattatgagatagatataattttaaaatatacacattatttgactaacataaataataagttatgcAATTAATTGATTTCGTTTTCTATATTATTCGTATCTCAATCAATTAGCCAGAGCATTTAGTGTgtcttaaatttgaatttcaaaatttaaatttcaaaagattcacCTTTATTtaggtatttatttttatctataattttttgacGTAGGAGGTTTCTTTAAGTGTTCctttagatattattataattttgtatgaggattcttttaaaaattcgaCTATATATTATTCGATTATATTTGAGCAAACAtttcacaataatataaatttattaaaatatcaatttaactattctactatatattattctacAAATTTGAGTGAACATTTATCGGAATCtcataatattatgatattttcaTGTTCAACTAAGTGTTCACGTGTCttttaatctttattattttgttgtattcaaccaaacatttttaagaatctccatataaaaaaatggtatctttaataaaatcataatctaattattttttttaatctgtaataaaaataataatttaatattactttaatgattgagcgaaaaaaaatgataatgaaattaatatttagagTAATGTATAAGTCAACATCTACTAGAATCTCAACATACTATTATGAGATAGATAGatttaagtaaaattataactaaattgGAAGTTGTTAGGTGTTCCGTTTAttgatcatatataatatgtgttctttttaaataaaaaaataattaaattaacataatttatttaattaagtgataattaattaagattctactaattaatattataatattaatattacaaatttactaaaaattgtatacaatgacttaagttataattttacttaCTTCTATCTCATAACAGTATgtagagattcttgtagatgtTCACTTGTACATTACTCtgaatatttatttcatattagaAAGTACAATTAGATcatgattttattaaagatatcatttttttatatgaagattctttaaaatgtttggttgaatataataaaatattaaatattaaaatacacgtGAACActtagttaaatattaaaatattataatattatgagaTTCCGATAGATGTTCACTCAAATTTGTAGAATAGTGATCTATATTGTGATATTTGATGATATCAATCAAATCTAGTATATATGAAATCTTTTTGTAacataaaaatacattaaattaatgacattaatttcatatttaacgAGATCTTCCTCTTAAAGAATCTTTCAGTAAAATATTTCCATAGTTACTTGATGTGGGTTGGTCCTTCTAAGTTTAATTgaccaaatttaattttttctaaattaatattttttgtcaaCAAATTTATAGtacaagcaaaataaaaaaacacctaataaaaatttcattatactttttaaatgtataaaattactgaattcaattttttaaatgtataaGATCTAATTGAATTCCTTTAGatgtttatattcataataataaaatataactagaTTCCATTAAGTATTTTATGcagatttttgaaaaaaataaaagatattgagtTGTGCaagatatcataaataaaagatatgcaaatatttgaataagatTCCGTCCAAGATTGTCTAGATTTTCTGATTCGGGTAGAATTTGATTGATATTAGATTGACATTATTGAGTTGACATTATTGAGTTGTGCAGCATACCAAGAATAGAAGATATGCtgatatataaataagattatgtCCAAGATTGCccttctaaattttaaattaaatttattattctattttataatcAACGGCATCTAAGAgggtttctcggttttcttgataacggagttttctctggaaccttactcatatatatatatatatatatatatatatatatatatatatatatatatatatatatatagggctactctactagaaactaaaaaaaatagaaactagaaactccAACCCAGTCCATTACTAACAGCCCAGCCCAGATTAAAAACAGCAGCCCAATTAGTCCATTAGCCgcgcttattttaaaaaataaaagaaaatatacttACACATAAATACACAACGGTTACAGTTGGCCATTACTACCATTTTCTTCTTCACTCTTCACTAGTTCATCTTCTCCTCCGAAAATCACAGGTAATGTTCGTGCTTTTCTTCAAATTTCTAGTGATTTTCTGTCTTCTTCACTTCTAATTAGTGATTTTACAAACTTTCCGGTTAAATTTGGCGTCAATATCAGATCTGGTTTTGTTGTTGAAGTTGAAGCAAGGAAAAATCACCAAAATCAGTCGCAATAGGTACTAGATCACTTCTAATTACagatttagcaaaaaatatgatacatatattTACGATATTCATTGCGTGTCATTTTTCCGTTTGTTTTTTAGGGTTTATAGTGATAACTAACATTATATTGATGATATTGTTTCATAACAGCACTTATTTAGCTTATTTCACTGTGAAAGCTACTAAGTTATGGCTAGAACTAGAGGAGGTATGTCGATTTAGGGTTTTAtagtgttttaatatttttttgttttattagcATTTGTTAAAATTGTGATTTAGCATGTGGTGATATGAACAgagtatatttgaaatttgttaaaattttgatcTATTTTTTATCTGTATTGATgtgtaattttgtatttttttgattgtgatgtattttTTTGAACAAAGTTCTGGTATGCAATTTTGTTTGTGGTGTATTGATCTGTACTAATATGCATTGTATTATGAAGATAAATAAGTTTGAAATACTAAGGGCTTGAGTTCTGTATTTTGTGTTGTTTCTAGTCTTGTAGTACTTGGGGCTTAATCTTGCTAGTTTTGTAGAACTCAGGGCTTGAGTTTGTGGCATAAAATTGTAGGTTTAGTCTTCCAAGTCAATAGTACTTTAGTTTACAagaaattgttgttgttgtatatAGAATTGTCACTATGACTTTAGTGATACAAGTCAGTAGGACattaatttataacaaataGCTGCTGTAGGTAAACTTACACGATACGCAAAAGAAGTTGCAAAACAGAGAATATTGTACTTATAGTTGAACACTTTAGAACACTTTAGTGATCTAAGTCAGTGATGTGCAAAGAATAGTTCTCCATTTTTACAGATTGCTCCAAGTCAGTAGGACTTTAGTTTGAAATAAATAGCTGCTGTAATTTGATTTGAATTAATAAGAAAGATATAAAGAACTTAAATCGTAATATGAGTTCTTTCAGTGTTTATTTCATATAACTTACACGATATGCAAATGAATAATGAACTTATAATTGAACACTTTAAAATACTTTAGTGATCTAAGTTAGTGAAATGCAAACAATTGTTATCAATTTTGTCATCACTTGTAGATATttgaaatttgttaaaattttgatcTATTTTTTATCTGTATTGATgtgtaattttgtatttttttgattgtgatgtattttTTTGAACAGAGTTCTGGTATGCAATTTTGTTTGTGGTGTATTGATCTGTACTAATATGCATTGTATTATGAAGATAAATAAGTTTGAAATACTAAGGGCTTGAGTTCTGTATTTTGTGTTGTTTCTAGTCTTGTAGTACTTGGGGCTTAATCTTGCTAGTTTTGTAGAACTCAGGGCTTGAGTTTGTGGCATAAAATTGTAGGTTTAGTCTTCCAAGTCAATAGTACTTTAGTTTACAagaaattgttgttgttgtatatAGAATTGTCACTATGACTTTAGTGATACAAGTCAGTAGGACattaatttataacaaataGCTGCTGTAGGTAAACTTACACGATACGCAAAAGAAGTTGCAAAACAGAGAATATTGTACTTATAGTTGAACACTTTAGAACACTTTAGTGATCTAAGTCAGTGATGTGCAAAGAATAGTTCTCCATTTTTACAGATTGCTCCAAGTCAGTAGGACTTTAGTTTGAAATAAATAGCTGCTGTAATTTGATTTGAATTAATAAGAAAGATATAAAGAACTTAAATCGTAATATGAGTTCTTTCAGTGTTTATTTCATATAACTTACACGATATGCAAATGAATAATGAACTTATAATTGAACACTTTAAAATACTTTAGTGATCTAAGTCAGTGAAATGCAAACAATTGTTATCAATTTTGTCATCACTTGTAGATATttgaaatttgttaaaattttgatcTATTTTTTATCTGTAGTGATgtgtaattttgtatttttttgattgtgatgtattttTTTGAACAGAGTTCTGGTATGCAATTTTGTTTGTGGTGTAGTGATCTGTACTAATGTGCATTGTATTATGAAGATAAATAAGTTTGAAATACTAAGGGCTTGAGTTCTGTATTTTGTGTTGTTTCTAGTCTTGTAGTACTTGGGGCTTAATCTTGCTAGTTTTGTAGAACTCAGGGCTTGAGTTTGTGGCATAAAATTGTAGGTTTAGTCTTCCAAGTCAATAGTACTTTAGTTTACAagaaattgttgttgttgtatatAGAATTGTCACTATGACTTTAGTGATACAAGTCAGTAGGACattaatttataacaaataGCTGCTGTAGATAAACTTACACGATACGCAAAAGAAGTTGCAAAACAGAGAATATTGTACTTATAGTTGAACACTTTAGAACACTTTAGTGATCTAAGTCAGTGATGTGCAAAGAATAGTTCTTCATTTTTACAGATTGCTCCAAGTCACTAGGACTTTAGTTTGAAATAAATAGCTGCTGTAATTTGATTTGAATTAATAAGAAAGATATAAAGAACTTAAATCGTAATATGAGTTCTTTCagtgtttatttcatttaaCTTACACGATATGCAAAGGAATAATGAACTTATAATTGAACACTTTAAAATACTTTAGTGATCTAAGTCAGTGATATGCAAAGAATTGTTATCAATTTTGTCATCACTTCTAGATATATTAGTGATATTTATACGCTAACATACAGTTCATTACATAATGTTTTTCTCGAGTTTCTTGTTTATGAATGCAGGATACAGAATCCAGCTGAGAAGAAGTTCAAGACTTAGACAACTGAGTTTCCCTAAAACAAGCATAGCTGAGCCTATTGACTTAGTGGAATCTGACAGTGAAACTATGGAACAAGATGGAAATCAAAACACTGAGAATAACAAGGAAGATAACACACCAGTGAAACTATGGAAAAAGATGGAGCTCAAATTCTCTCGAAAATCAAACAACATCCCAAAGGAAACTGCAAAAAGACCACCACATTCCATCTCCAATGATCAGGTcttatttcttatttatcattttttaattataatggtTCTCCATATTTATTAGTCGTTTTATGTTCTACAGGACACTGAGAGTGATCAATGTGTTCCTGAAACAATTATAATTGTGCATGAAAAGGATATTCCACAAAATGTTCCTGAAACAACTACTGAGGATAATCAAACAACTGTTGGGGACAATGATGGTGATGAAGACATTGCTGATGCAGTTACCAATTATGAGGTTGCCGAAAATGTTGCTCATACAACTACTAACAATGAGGAAGATCAGGAAGCTTTGCAGAATAAAAAGCCAAAGGTGACAAAATTCAAAAGGAAAAAGGTAAAAATTTCTAAATACTactaaaaatataactaatatcaCTAATATATGGCACAAATATCACTAATATTTCCTCTGTTTATCACTAACATATCAATGATGTACCAGGAaattgatgatgaaaatgaggcaATAAGAAAGAAGAAGATCATCACAGTATGTCCTTTAGTGAAATATACTAAGGATAATATTCAGGTACttaattatatttcattaatattctatgtttttctatattcaaatttggtttttatttttatatagcaATATAATTCTATATGTATTTCATATTTACAGAAAATTGAAGGAGCTAAACACTTGAATGTACGAAAGGATGAAGTCAAACTAAGGGTTTCTCCAAGAATTCTTAGTGAGATGATATTCCATTTAACAGATGAACAAAGAAAATGGGTACACCGATCAGGTTTTGGTTTGTTGTTGAATTTTGAGTTGGAGATGTTGCCTGCAAAATTGGCATACAATGTTCTTCAGATTTTTGACCACAACTCAGTGTCACTAAAACTGAAAAGCTTAGACATCCAAATCACAGAAGATGATGTCtttgatgtacttggactaccATATGGAGGTCTCAAAATTCAACTTGCTGATGAAACAAAGTTCAAACAAAGAGAAGAATGTTGGAATGCACAGTTCTCCACTGAAAAAGAGAGAGAGCAAATAACAGCTCAAATGCTTGTTCAGAAAATGAGAAAACAAAGAGTTAGTGATACTTTCAAACTGAACTTCTTGATAGTCATGTCAAATGCATTGATTGGGACAACAAGCTCATCCTATGTTGACAAGCAGCTTCTTAGGATTGATGATGATCTGGACCATTTACAAAGATACAATTGGTCAGAATATCTTCTCCACTACCTTGTGATAGCAACAGAAGCCTGGAATAGGacagcttctacttttttccgtGGATCTTTGGTTTTTCTCACTGTAAGACTTTATATAGCTAACTAGTTAAAACTATATTCTAATtgttaattatcaaaatttgcaTATTATTCACTAATGCTTaaactcttttcttttcttaaatttataCAGTTGTTATATGTTGACCGTGTAAGGCATATGGGTATAAAACTAGTTGAGAGAACATTGCCTTCTTATATTGGCTGGACACACGATGAGCTAAAGGAAAGGCAAAGGATGGAAGTAATTGATGGCATTTTTGGAGTCGGATCACTTGTCCCTCCTATTAgggaaattttaaaagaaactgATTGTTGCAAAGCAGATCAAACAAAGGTACTTTTATTTGaaatgatatattgatttactACATCATTGCATTATGTctaatttttatgaattaactTCAGCAGAATGAATATGAAGATGATTGGGATGATCCTGAAGTATGGAAACAGATGGATGAAGTAGTGAAAATTCACAAAGAGAAGAAGAATTCAAAAACAACACAACAAAGAGATGACATGGCTGAAGATAATACAGATGAAGAACCTCCAACAGAGGTAATCACTAAACTCTAATTTAATAATCACACACTAATCAATAATTTATCACTATCATCCATCAATCATATCTATCCTATTTTATTGTCacaaatgataaattattatataattaatcaatactAATTATTCAACTGTCTTTTATTGTCAAtagaagaataatttatttaaggtGTAATTGGATAAACATGATGCATATAATGATTCTTGTTTGTGACATATGATGCATGATGATACTTTATTATAGGATGTTATTGAAAAATTACTTACAAGAGCACAAGACTTGGTGGCTTCAAAGTTAAAATTTGATGATGACCTGAAGAAAGCTCTAGAGATGTACCCAGATAATGACAGCCTACACTTCATTGTTGAAGTGATGGATGAGCATTTTCACCAAAGAAAAACAAGTGATGTGGAAGATGATGAACAACTTTGGGCAGAGGATCCTTTTTTTAATGATCAACAAGATGATACGATCATTCAAGATGATCAACATGATCAAATAATTCCAGAAAAAGATGATCAAATCATTCAAGATGAGAATCTGGAAAGTAATCAAGATACAGATATTGCTAAGTCCAGCACAAAGCTTCCAGTTGCCAAAAACAACCAAGATGTCATACCATCTTTTTCCCTTGGAATAGAAGAATCAAAAGATTTAACAAATGCGACTGTGGAAAATCAAAATTCTTTTATCACCCCAGAACCAGCACAAAGGAAAAAGAGCGCAAGGGACAAAAAAGTCGGTCCTTATGGGAAATCACCATTCATCAACAGAGTGATCGATATTAAGACAAAACTTGACAAAACAGACATGGGATTGTGGCTCTTCTTGGTCCAGAAAAAAGATATGCTGTAAGACTACTCACCTTCAGTACATTATGTTTTTAAGTCATTTTACGTTtcttaaacatcaatttaaCAATTAGTAAATCTTATTATTCTAGGGAAATGGTATACAGTTGGAAAGGTGTTGAAATTATTAAGGAGCGTCTTCAAACTTTGAAGATCAAAACCAGCTTGTACTATTCAGTTATTGATGTGTGGGtcacaattttaaatgattGTGAAAAATACAAATCTGATGAATCACCAATGAGGCTGTTTTGCAACATTGGACATTTGGTAATATATGTCTTATACTGTTCTTATAttctatacatataattttggAAACTAATCAGTTTATCTTTAATTCAGGCTTTCACCCTTGATCCAAacaaaaaagtttcagaaactTTTACTCTCTTCTCTGAAGGCATGGATAAGATTCTTGATACATTTGATGTATCAAAAGTTGAAGACGTAGATAtggtattaaaatatagtgttgcTTATATAATTCATGTTTTAGATGTATAACACTTAAATCaatatctttataattttttcttatgTAATTGTAGGTTTTCTTTCCAATCACCAAGTCAGAGCACTTCTACTTGATTTGTTACTACATCAGAAACCAAGGacacttcattattgacaataTCAAGCGGGAAGGCAATCCAAAGCAATTCTATATGAGGGTCCCTGATATATTGGTAAGAGTTTATTTCCTTATTTAATTACAAGTGAACTCAGAATTACTAGGAACCATTGATAAATTGTGATTATATGCAACTTGATGACTATAAACATATGTCATTATCAACTTATGTGATTATAAAGTTCTATGACTGTCACTATCAACTTACGTTCTGTGATTATCAAGTTCTATGACTGTGACTATCAACTTCTGCGATTATAAATCACTTTAAATACTTTCGATTACAACTAATATTCAAAATACTACTGGTTTAAATTTGTGAATTATGTCGGTGTGATTTGTGATTATTACTTTGAATACTAGTGATTACACtagtattttaaatattagtgTTTTAAACTTGTGAATTATGTCAGTGTTATTTCTGATTATCACTTAAAAAACTAGTGATCACCAATGGTGTATATTGTAATTGCTTTTTATTTGTATCATTATAATTACTTTCTATTTGTATCGTAGTTGGATATACCATAATtgctttatatttttatctttgtGACAACATTCTCACTTCTGCAACTATATACAAATAAAAGGCAATCTTCCTTTATCTAGAAGAATTCGCAGATTCAAGCGAACATACTTGACCATGCCTTGGCAGACTAGTTGGAATTCCACGGATTGTGGAATATTTGTTATGAGGCATATGGAAACTTTTAAAGGAGACCCTAAGAAGTGGGATTCTGGACTTGCAGAGGAAGGGGTTagtgatttaaataattatctagCATATTGTAATATTCATCCGCATGTGCCAATATTTTAactttatttcaaaatattatgcAGATTATCCAAGATCATCAACTCAGAAGACTTCGCATTAAATATAACACTGCCATTCTCTCTTCTGGTCTAAATGCATTTCAAAAAGGGATTGTGGATGAGGCAGCCAAGCTAGCTGAAAAAGCAGCAACTTACAAAGATTTCAAAGTTGCAGCTTTCGAAAAGAATCCAACATTTCCTAAATCAATTTTAAAGAACACATCAACTTCAGCAAAGAAGAAAGTTATTTTTGCAACTAATTTGAACACTATATTTGAAGCTGCAGCAGAAGAACAGGGCACACAAGAAGAACAAGACAATGATAATTAGACATTTGCGAGTTACTGTAACTCAGAATTTAAATCTTTTGCCAATGAATGGTTTTATTTCTCTATGAATTTAGCAGACTAGTAAATCATATTCTTTTGCCAATGAATGGTTCTATCTTCTATGATTGCTTGTAAAACAGATTCAGATGTCAGCTTAAACATACTAGTGTTTTAAGTTTGCAAAACTGTTGTCAACTTAATGATAACTAGTGTTTTCATTTTCTATATTCAGTTGTATGCTGAAGGGGTTTGGTTTCCTTAAAATAGATACCATATTTACATATTCTTGAAGGTAGATATATAGCTGGTTAAACTAGTGACCATTtttactatttaaaatttagctatgtcataatatatgatattttttgaaGGATTTAGGCATAGGCTAATCACTATCTTTCACAAAGTGGTCTCATGAACCGTCAAGTATTTtactttaaattttgaataattctaaaaatcattcaaaaacaCAATGTTAacgattataaattaatttattccacCGGCCCTTCAAcctcgccttaattagggtttaggattgaggtaCGAATTAATctttctgcaacccaaacctaaaccctaaatgttaacgattgtaaattaatttattccgccggcgtctcggcttcagggccttcggcccttcagcctcgccttaattagggttt
Protein-coding regions in this window:
- the LOC135147265 gene encoding uncharacterized protein LOC135147265; protein product: MSNALIGTTSSSYVDKQLLRIDDDLDHLQRYNWSEYLLHYLVIATEAWNRTASTFFRGSLVFLTLLYVDRVRHMGIKLVERTLPSYIGWTHDELKERQRMEVIDGIFGVGSLVPPIREILKETDCCKADQTKNEYEDDWDDPEVWKQMDEVVKIHKEKKNSKTTQQRDDMAEDNTDEEPPTEDVIEKLLTRAQDLVASKLKFDDDLKKALEMYPDNDSLHFIVEVMDEHFHQRKTSDVEDDEQLWAEDPFFNDQQDDTIIQDDQHDQIIPEKDDQIIQDENLESNQDTDIAKSSTKLPVAKNNQDVIPSFSLGIEESKDLTNATVENQNSFITPEPAQRKKSARDKKVGPYGKSPFINRVIDIKTKLDKTDMGLWLFLVQKKDML